From a region of the Gloeocapsa sp. PCC 73106 genome:
- the nth gene encoding endonuclease III: protein MSSDLSRASPKQRARSILAILKDTYPGASCTLNYQTPVQLLVATILSAQCTDERVNKVTPALFKRFPDALSLANADVEELQDLIRSTGFYRNKAKHIQGACQKIMSDFAGFVPQTMAELLTLPGVARKTANVVLAHGFGVIVGVTVDTHVKRLSQRLGLTKHKEPLKIERDLMALLPQPEWENFSIHLIYHGRAICQARKPDCNNCVLFNICPSSQHEI from the coding sequence ATGAGTTCTGATCTTTCTCGGGCCAGCCCTAAACAGCGAGCCCGTTCAATTTTAGCTATACTCAAGGATACTTACCCTGGTGCTAGCTGTACTCTCAACTACCAAACCCCAGTGCAATTACTTGTAGCTACTATTCTGTCAGCCCAATGCACAGATGAAAGAGTAAACAAGGTTACTCCAGCATTATTTAAACGTTTCCCCGACGCTCTATCTCTAGCCAATGCTGATGTAGAGGAATTACAAGATTTGATACGTTCTACAGGATTTTACCGCAATAAAGCCAAGCATATCCAAGGCGCTTGTCAGAAGATTATGAGTGATTTTGCTGGTTTTGTTCCCCAAACCATGGCAGAATTATTAACTCTACCGGGAGTAGCTAGAAAAACAGCTAATGTGGTGCTCGCTCATGGTTTTGGGGTTATAGTCGGAGTTACAGTAGATACTCACGTTAAGCGTCTGAGTCAACGTTTGGGTTTAACCAAGCACAAAGAACCTTTAAAGATTGAACGAGATCTAATGGCGCTATTACCCCAACCTGAATGGGAAAATTTTTCTATTCACTTAATTTACCACGGGCGCGCGATTTGCCAGGCCAGAAAACCAGATTGTAACAATTGTGTGTTATTTAATATATGTCCTAGTAGTCAACATGAAATATAG
- a CDS encoding DUF563 domain-containing protein gives MSSYYDQLKVIEDQPLIEEYFNVIYTPYEHIKNTSRFTGALYDEDGEVIQLSRLKREKNDMGLEKINILKDLDYLDKNVLYLGHFIGHYGHFILESMARLWSLNTHLDLGREFDYFLIHLDQEKNLKKNNSFMVNILSILNIPLEKLLYFTHPIKIKSVTIPQGSFSLKNYAFTAYKNFQSILASKIESTETEQPLYFSRSKLKESFQDYKGEEKLEKLLIKHNCNIVYPETISVEEQIRLINKHKIIIAMTGSALHNICFGLKPKKIVINIANEENFVPQKEQPLPRGTNYILLDQCCETRSYYVNSLKIDFKQKMLQKIGKKVPLQLFSQKPVYDLDVQMISNWLNSFL, from the coding sequence ATGTCATCATATTATGACCAGCTAAAAGTGATCGAAGATCAACCCTTAATAGAAGAGTATTTCAATGTAATTTACACTCCTTATGAACATATCAAAAATACATCCCGATTTACAGGAGCTCTCTATGATGAAGATGGCGAAGTTATTCAACTATCTAGATTAAAAAGAGAAAAAAATGACATGGGCCTAGAAAAAATAAATATTTTAAAAGATCTAGATTATCTAGATAAAAATGTTCTTTATTTAGGGCATTTTATTGGACATTATGGTCACTTTATCCTGGAAAGTATGGCCAGATTATGGAGTCTTAATACTCATTTAGATTTGGGTCGAGAATTTGATTATTTTTTAATTCATCTTGATCAGGAAAAAAATCTAAAAAAAAATAATTCTTTCATGGTAAACATTTTATCAATTTTGAATATTCCTTTAGAAAAGTTACTCTATTTTACTCATCCCATTAAGATAAAAAGTGTCACTATACCTCAAGGGAGCTTTTCCTTAAAAAATTATGCTTTTACAGCCTATAAAAATTTTCAATCCATTTTGGCAAGTAAAATCGAATCTACTGAAACTGAACAACCTCTATATTTTTCTAGAAGTAAACTTAAAGAAAGCTTTCAAGATTATAAAGGAGAAGAAAAACTAGAAAAACTGTTAATCAAACATAACTGTAATATTGTTTACCCTGAAACAATCTCCGTTGAAGAACAGATCCGTTTAATTAACAAACATAAAATTATTATAGCAATGACTGGTTCTGCTTTGCACAATATATGCTTTGGTTTAAAACCTAAGAAAATAGTTATTAACATAGCTAATGAAGAAAATTTTGTTCCCCAAAAAGAACAACCACTCCCCAGAGGAACAAATTACATCTTATTAGATCAATGTTGTGAAACTAGATCATACTATGTCAATTCGCTAAAAATAGATTTTAAACAAAAAATGTTGCAAAAGATAGGTAAAAAAGTTCCATTGCAATTGTTTTCCCAAAAACCAGTTTATGACTTAGATGTGCAAATGATTTCTAATTGGCTTAATTCTTTTTTATAA